The following are encoded together in the Paludisphaera mucosa genome:
- the rpsK gene encoding 30S ribosomal protein S11, whose protein sequence is MAKAKKRKTRRNVSRAVVHIKATFNNTTVTITDPNGDALCWASSGTVGFKGSRKSTPFAAQRAAETAAASASKFGVKEVEVKVKGPGSGRESAITAIQASGLSIKAIEDVTPLPHNGCRPPKKRRV, encoded by the coding sequence GTGGCCAAGGCCAAGAAGCGGAAGACGCGGCGGAACGTGAGCCGCGCGGTGGTGCACATCAAGGCGACGTTCAACAACACGACGGTGACGATCACCGACCCCAACGGCGACGCCCTCTGCTGGGCCTCGTCGGGGACCGTGGGCTTCAAGGGGAGCCGCAAGAGCACGCCGTTCGCCGCCCAGCGCGCCGCCGAGACGGCCGCCGCGTCGGCGTCGAAGTTCGGCGTCAAGGAAGTCGAGGTGAAGGTGAAGGGCCCCGGCTCCGGCCGCGAGAGCGCCATCACCGCGATCCAGGCCTCGGGCCTGTCGATCAAGGCGATCGAGGACGTCACCCCGCTGCCCCACAACGGCTGCCGCCCCCCCAAGAAGCGCCGCGTCTGA
- the rpsM gene encoding 30S ribosomal protein S13: MPRILGVDIPNDKRTVISLRYIYGIGPFLAEQLCERGGIDPEKRARDLSEDDLAKLAALLDNEYTVEGQLRRQVQQNIGRLREIGCYRGLRHRKGLPVRGQRTRTNARTRKGPRKTVAGKKGVKEMR, translated from the coding sequence ATGCCTCGTATCCTGGGCGTGGACATACCCAACGACAAGCGTACGGTGATCTCGCTGCGCTACATCTACGGGATCGGCCCGTTCCTCGCGGAGCAACTCTGCGAGCGCGGCGGGATCGACCCCGAGAAGCGGGCCCGCGACCTGAGCGAGGACGACCTGGCGAAGCTGGCGGCCCTGCTCGACAACGAGTACACGGTGGAAGGCCAGCTCCGCCGCCAGGTCCAGCAGAATATCGGCCGGCTCCGCGAGATCGGCTGCTACCGGGGCCTGCGGCACCGCAAGGGCCTGCCCGTGCGGGGCCAGCGGACCCGGACCAACGCCCGGACCCGCAAGGGCCCGCGGAAGACGGTCGCGGGCAAGAAGGGCGTCAAGGAGATGCGCTGA
- the rpmJ gene encoding 50S ribosomal protein L36, whose protein sequence is MKVRSSVKRICENCKIVRREGKVLVICSNPRHKQRQG, encoded by the coding sequence ATGAAAGTGCGATCGAGCGTCAAGAGGATTTGCGAGAACTGCAAGATCGTGCGGCGGGAGGGCAAGGTCCTGGTGATCTGCTCCAACCCCCGACACAAGCAACGCCAGGGCTGA
- the map gene encoding type I methionyl aminopeptidase, with product MIQLKSPREIALMREAGRLVNRALEAARRLAVPGATTADLDEAVAAVFREAGATPLFLGYPCSTKGKPAFPAVICSSVNEHVVHGIPNRRPLREGDVVSVDTGCRLNGWCGDSAVTLAVGEVAPDVKKLLAVTAETLDLAVRAMGRCRLWSEVAAVMEQYVKSQGFYVIEKFVGHGIGKDMHEEPQVPNFVSKALRRNDIRLEPGVVLAVEPMVAMGTKDVRTLDDGWTVETRDRRPSAHFEHTIAMTPDGPEVLTLP from the coding sequence GTGATCCAGCTCAAGAGCCCCCGCGAGATCGCCCTGATGCGCGAGGCCGGCCGCCTCGTCAACCGGGCCCTGGAAGCCGCCCGCCGGCTCGCCGTGCCGGGGGCGACGACCGCCGACCTCGACGAGGCCGTGGCGGCCGTCTTCCGCGAGGCCGGGGCCACCCCCCTGTTCCTGGGCTACCCCTGCTCGACCAAGGGGAAGCCGGCCTTCCCGGCCGTCATCTGCTCCAGCGTCAACGAGCACGTCGTCCACGGCATCCCCAACCGCCGGCCGCTCCGCGAGGGCGACGTCGTCTCCGTGGACACCGGCTGCCGGCTGAACGGCTGGTGCGGCGACTCGGCCGTGACCCTGGCCGTCGGCGAGGTCGCCCCCGACGTCAAGAAGCTCCTGGCCGTGACCGCCGAGACCCTCGACCTGGCCGTCCGGGCCATGGGCCGCTGCCGACTCTGGTCCGAGGTCGCCGCGGTCATGGAGCAGTACGTCAAGAGCCAGGGCTTCTACGTCATCGAGAAGTTCGTGGGCCACGGCATCGGCAAGGACATGCACGAGGAGCCGCAGGTCCCGAACTTCGTCAGCAAGGCGCTCCGCAGGAACGACATCCGGCTCGAGCCGGGCGTCGTTCTGGCCGTCGAGCCCATGGTCGCGATGGGGACCAAGGACGTCCGGACCCTCGACGACGGCTGGACCGTCGAGACCCGCGACCGCCGCCCCAGCGCCCACTTCGAGCACACGATCGCCATGACCCCCGACGGACCCGAGGTCCTCACCCTGCCGTGA
- the secY gene encoding preprotein translocase subunit SecY → MDKLITIFKIPELRRKILFTALLLAIYRIGFYVPLPIVNQAQLRNWEEQLNTNAAGKIFGTVAMFGGTSIGMSTIFGLGIMPYISASIIFQLLGSVVPSLEAMMKEGESGRKRINEYTRYATVVLCAVQSAFWVQYMMSPQMNVVLPQYRDVWHGLVSVCIMTAGTVFLMWIGEQIDEYGIGNGISLLIMAGILSRLPVALQGLWQNATTRLTPEPGKYGIVTLVLLACLFVAVVVGVIAITESQRRIPTQSAKHVRGRRVFGGTRQYLPLKVNQAGVMPIIFASSLLIFPSLIFNGVARATASLRSETWTIGSFFATMFQDLADAFQRQSYVYTVCNIIMIYFFCYFWTAITFNPKDMSENLKDYGSFIPGYRPGRRTAEYLEKVMLRITYVGAAFLSLVAVIPSLVQNGLNVDFTVAQFLGGTGLLIVVSVCLDLVQKIDSHLVMRNYKGLVNRK, encoded by the coding sequence GTGGACAAGCTGATCACCATCTTCAAGATCCCCGAACTCCGGCGGAAGATCCTGTTCACCGCCCTGCTTTTGGCGATCTACCGGATCGGGTTCTACGTCCCGCTGCCGATCGTCAACCAGGCCCAGCTCCGCAACTGGGAAGAGCAGCTCAACACCAACGCCGCCGGCAAGATCTTCGGCACCGTGGCCATGTTCGGCGGCACGTCGATCGGCATGAGCACGATCTTCGGCCTGGGGATCATGCCGTACATCTCGGCGTCGATCATCTTCCAGCTCCTGGGCAGCGTCGTCCCCTCGCTCGAAGCCATGATGAAGGAAGGCGAGAGCGGCCGCAAACGGATCAACGAATACACCCGCTACGCCACGGTCGTGTTATGCGCGGTGCAGAGCGCGTTCTGGGTGCAATACATGATGAGTCCCCAGATGAACGTGGTGCTTCCACAGTACCGCGACGTCTGGCACGGCCTCGTCAGCGTCTGCATCATGACGGCGGGGACCGTCTTCCTGATGTGGATCGGCGAGCAGATCGACGAGTACGGCATCGGCAACGGCATCAGCCTCTTGATCATGGCGGGCATCCTCTCGCGGCTTCCGGTGGCCCTGCAAGGGCTCTGGCAGAACGCCACGACGCGGCTCACCCCCGAGCCCGGCAAGTACGGCATCGTCACGCTCGTCCTGCTGGCGTGCTTATTCGTGGCCGTGGTCGTGGGCGTGATCGCGATCACCGAGTCGCAGCGGCGGATCCCGACCCAGTCGGCGAAGCACGTCCGCGGCCGCCGGGTCTTCGGCGGGACCCGCCAGTACCTGCCGCTGAAGGTGAACCAGGCCGGCGTCATGCCGATCATCTTCGCCTCCAGCCTGCTCATCTTCCCGTCCCTGATCTTCAACGGCGTGGCGCGGGCGACCGCGTCGTTGAGGTCGGAGACCTGGACGATCGGCTCGTTCTTCGCGACCATGTTCCAGGATCTGGCCGACGCCTTCCAGCGTCAGAGCTACGTCTACACGGTCTGCAACATCATCATGATCTACTTCTTCTGCTACTTCTGGACGGCCATCACCTTCAACCCGAAGGACATGTCCGAGAACCTGAAGGACTACGGCAGCTTCATCCCGGGATACCGCCCGGGGCGGCGCACGGCCGAGTACCTGGAGAAGGTCATGCTGCGGATCACCTACGTCGGGGCGGCCTTCCTGTCGCTCGTCGCCGTGATCCCGTCCCTGGTCCAGAACGGCCTGAACGTCGACTTCACCGTCGCCCAGTTCCTGGGCGGCACGGGCCTCCTGATCGTCGTCAGCGTCTGCCTCGACCTCGTGCAGAAGATCGACAGCCACCTCGTCATGCGGAACTACAAGGGCCTCGTGAACCGCAAGTGA
- the rplO gene encoding 50S ribosomal protein L15: MQLHDVTQGIQRRKKRKRVGRGVGSGHGKTSSKGHKGHSSRQGFKLSPLFEGGQISLARRVPKRGFFNGAFKKHYALLNIGDLEVVFAQAGVVDEAALRAKGVVKGYAHDGIKVLGDGELTKALEVHATKFSESAAAKIVAAGGKAVVVPYIGKVKKDADEAAAS; the protein is encoded by the coding sequence ATGCAACTGCACGACGTCACCCAGGGAATCCAGCGCCGCAAGAAGCGGAAGCGCGTCGGCCGCGGCGTCGGCTCCGGCCACGGCAAGACCTCGAGCAAGGGCCACAAGGGCCACTCGTCGCGCCAGGGCTTCAAGCTCAGCCCGCTGTTCGAAGGCGGCCAGATCAGCCTGGCCCGCCGCGTCCCCAAGCGCGGGTTCTTCAACGGCGCCTTCAAGAAGCACTACGCCCTGCTCAACATCGGCGACCTCGAGGTCGTCTTCGCCCAGGCCGGCGTCGTCGACGAGGCCGCGCTGCGGGCCAAGGGCGTCGTCAAGGGCTACGCCCACGACGGCATCAAGGTCCTCGGCGATGGCGAGCTGACCAAGGCGCTGGAAGTCCACGCCACCAAGTTCAGCGAATCCGCCGCCGCCAAGATCGTGGCCGCCGGCGGCAAGGCCGTCGTCGTCCCGTACATCGGCAAGGTCAAGAAGGACGCGGACGAAGCCGCCGCCTCCTGA
- the rpsE gene encoding 30S ribosomal protein S5, producing the protein MSTDQRDRDRDRGDWVESVVAIRRCAAVVKGGRRFSFNALVVVGNGRGQVSWGYGKANEVPPAVEKGVKDAHKQMKRVQLKGTTIPHAVVGKFGAASVLLMPASPGTGVIAGGAVRAVVEAAGIRDVLTKSFGSTNKLNLVKAAIQGLGQLRTKEEIARLRGVQL; encoded by the coding sequence GTGTCGACCGATCAGCGAGACCGCGACCGCGACCGAGGCGACTGGGTGGAGAGCGTCGTCGCCATCCGCCGCTGCGCCGCCGTCGTGAAGGGGGGCCGCCGGTTCAGCTTCAACGCGCTCGTCGTGGTCGGCAACGGCCGCGGACAGGTGAGCTGGGGCTACGGCAAGGCGAACGAGGTCCCCCCCGCCGTCGAGAAGGGCGTCAAGGACGCCCACAAGCAGATGAAGCGGGTCCAGCTCAAGGGGACCACCATCCCCCACGCCGTCGTCGGCAAGTTCGGCGCGGCCAGCGTCCTGCTGATGCCCGCCAGCCCCGGAACCGGCGTCATCGCCGGCGGCGCCGTCCGCGCCGTGGTCGAGGCGGCCGGCATTCGCGACGTCCTCACGAAGAGCTTCGGCTCCACCAACAAGCTCAACCTGGTCAAGGCCGCCATCCAGGGCCTGGGCCAGCTCCGCACCAAAGAAGAGATCGCCCGCCTCCGGGGAGTCCAGCTCTGA
- the rplR gene encoding 50S ribosomal protein L18, whose amino-acid sequence MVQTRRVRRQRRVRKRLEGTPERPRLAVFRSSKHIYAQVIDDQAGKTLAQASTLDPDIKAELKYGGNKAAASVVGRVVAERAKEAGVAKICFDRRSYKYHGRVAALADAAREGGLQF is encoded by the coding sequence CTGGTCCAGACGCGACGCGTGCGCCGTCAGCGCCGGGTCCGCAAACGCCTCGAAGGGACGCCCGAGCGCCCCCGCCTGGCCGTCTTCCGCAGCTCGAAGCACATCTACGCCCAGGTGATCGACGACCAGGCGGGCAAGACCCTGGCCCAGGCGAGCACCCTCGACCCCGACATCAAGGCCGAGCTGAAGTACGGCGGCAACAAGGCCGCCGCCTCGGTCGTCGGCCGGGTCGTCGCCGAGCGCGCCAAGGAGGCCGGCGTCGCCAAGATCTGCTTCGACCGACGCAGCTACAAGTACCACGGCCGCGTCGCGGCCCTGGCCGACGCCGCCCGCGAGGGCGGGCTCCAGTTCTAA
- the rplF gene encoding 50S ribosomal protein L6, producing MSRIGRKPVVVPANVKVAIADSTIQVEGPKGKLSYAHRPEVGVTFDEAKKEVLVVRRDDERLSRALHGLTRSLVANMVEGVATGYTKKLEIVGVGYQAQLKKANTVALQVGYANQIVLEAPAGVSVAVPDATHITVTGADKQAVGQFAAEIRRVRPPEPYKGKGIRYEGEAVRRKAGKAFGSK from the coding sequence ATGTCCCGCATCGGTCGAAAGCCGGTCGTCGTCCCGGCCAACGTGAAAGTCGCGATCGCCGACTCGACGATCCAGGTCGAGGGGCCCAAGGGCAAGCTCAGCTACGCCCACCGCCCCGAGGTGGGCGTGACCTTCGACGAGGCCAAGAAGGAAGTCCTGGTCGTACGCCGCGACGACGAGCGGCTCAGCCGGGCGCTCCACGGCCTCACCCGCAGCCTCGTCGCCAACATGGTCGAAGGGGTGGCGACGGGCTACACCAAGAAGCTCGAGATCGTCGGCGTCGGCTACCAGGCGCAGCTCAAGAAGGCGAACACGGTGGCGCTCCAGGTCGGCTACGCCAACCAGATCGTCCTCGAGGCCCCCGCCGGCGTGAGCGTGGCCGTCCCCGACGCGACCCACATCACCGTGACCGGCGCCGACAAGCAGGCCGTCGGCCAGTTCGCCGCCGAGATCCGCCGGGTCCGCCCCCCCGAGCCCTACAAGGGCAAGGGCATCCGCTACGAGGGCGAGGCCGTCCGCCGCAAGGCGGGCAAGGCGTTCGGCTCGAAGTAA
- the rpsH gene encoding 30S ribosomal protein S8, which translates to MMTDPIADMLTRIRNAVRIERTSLDMPASKMRKGIAQVLKDEGYIWDFEEIETVPARTLRLHMKYGPNGERLITKIDRISKPGRRVYRGYKELKPVLGGMGIQILSTPRGIVSDRRARTDKVGGEVLAMIY; encoded by the coding sequence ATGATGACCGACCCGATCGCCGATATGCTGACCCGGATCCGCAACGCCGTCCGGATCGAGCGCACCTCCCTCGACATGCCCGCGTCCAAGATGCGCAAGGGGATCGCCCAGGTCCTCAAGGACGAAGGCTACATCTGGGACTTCGAAGAGATCGAGACCGTCCCCGCCCGCACCCTCCGGCTGCACATGAAGTACGGCCCCAACGGCGAGCGGCTGATCACCAAGATCGACCGGATCAGCAAGCCCGGCCGGCGGGTCTACCGCGGCTACAAGGAGCTGAAGCCGGTTCTGGGCGGCATGGGCATCCAGATCCTCAGCACGCCCCGGGGGATCGTCAGCGACCGCCGCGCCCGCACCGACAAGGTCGGCGGCGAGGTGCTGGCCATGATCTACTGA
- a CDS encoding type Z 30S ribosomal protein S14, with the protein MSTKAQKIRSETPRKFAVQHRNRCRLCGRPRAYYRKFGICRICFRNLASRGLIPGVKKASW; encoded by the coding sequence ATGTCGACCAAGGCCCAGAAGATCCGATCCGAGACGCCCCGCAAATTCGCCGTCCAGCACCGCAACCGGTGCCGGCTCTGCGGTCGCCCCCGCGCCTACTACCGCAAGTTCGGCATCTGCCGGATCTGCTTCCGGAACCTGGCCAGCCGCGGCCTGATCCCGGGCGTCAAGAAGGCGAGCTGGTAG
- the rplE gene encoding 50S ribosomal protein L5 → MARLQELYKNEIKQAVAAKFSLDNPMAIPKIDKIVVNMGVGRATQDKTILESAAESLGRITGQRPALTKAKTSVSGFKLREGNDIGCKVTLRGARMYEFLDRLVSIALPRIRDFRGINPNSFDGHGNYSLGLAEQVVFPEIDADRIQHTHGMDVTIVTTAKTDDQARELLRLFGLPFRQPGARTGGK, encoded by the coding sequence ATGGCTCGCCTCCAAGAACTGTACAAGAACGAGATCAAGCAGGCGGTCGCCGCCAAGTTCAGCCTCGACAACCCGATGGCGATCCCCAAGATCGACAAGATCGTCGTCAACATGGGCGTCGGCCGGGCCACCCAGGACAAGACGATCCTGGAGTCGGCCGCCGAGAGCCTGGGGCGGATCACCGGCCAGCGGCCGGCGCTGACCAAGGCCAAGACCTCGGTCTCGGGCTTCAAGCTCCGCGAGGGGAACGACATCGGCTGCAAGGTGACCCTCCGCGGGGCGCGGATGTACGAGTTCCTCGACCGCCTGGTCTCCATCGCCCTGCCCCGTATCCGCGACTTCCGCGGCATCAACCCCAACAGCTTCGACGGCCACGGCAACTACAGCCTGGGCCTGGCCGAGCAGGTCGTCTTCCCCGAGATCGACGCCGACCGGATCCAGCACACCCACGGCATGGACGTGACCATCGTCACCACCGCCAAGACCGACGATCAGGCCCGCGAGCTGCTCCGCCTCTTCGGGCTCCCCTTCCGGCAGCCCGGCGCGCGGACCGGCGGCAAGTAA
- the rplX gene encoding 50S ribosomal protein L24: MHIRKDDQVEVIAGDDKGTPSSRRIAKVLRAIPSKNKVVVQGVNRVYKHMKPSQKNPQGGRLSKEMPVDVSNVMLFCPKCNRGVRQGARFTAEGRKERYCKKCGQGLGTLGPKKPAHAEAAKAAPR, from the coding sequence ATGCACATCCGCAAAGACGACCAGGTGGAAGTCATCGCCGGCGACGACAAGGGGACCCCTTCGAGCCGACGGATCGCCAAGGTGCTGCGCGCGATCCCCTCGAAGAACAAGGTGGTCGTCCAGGGCGTCAACCGCGTCTACAAGCACATGAAGCCGAGCCAGAAGAACCCGCAGGGCGGCCGGCTCTCCAAGGAAATGCCCGTCGACGTCTCGAACGTCATGCTCTTCTGCCCGAAGTGCAACCGGGGGGTCCGCCAGGGCGCCCGGTTCACCGCCGAGGGCCGCAAGGAGCGCTACTGCAAGAAGTGCGGCCAGGGCCTGGGGACGCTCGGCCCCAAGAAGCCGGCCCACGCCGAAGCCGCCAAGGCGGCCCCCCGCTGA
- the rplN gene encoding 50S ribosomal protein L14 — translation MIQMQTRLDVADNTGAKEVMCIKVLGGSASRYKRRAAGLGDTIIASVKKASSGGDVKAGDVVRCVIVRTRNQARRPDGSYVKFDRNAVVLIDNEKNPRGTRIFGAIARELRDRQFMKIISLAAEVV, via the coding sequence ATGATCCAGATGCAGACCCGGCTCGACGTGGCCGACAACACCGGCGCCAAGGAAGTGATGTGCATCAAGGTGCTCGGCGGCAGCGCCTCCCGCTACAAGCGGCGGGCCGCCGGCCTGGGCGACACCATCATCGCCAGCGTCAAGAAGGCGTCCTCGGGCGGCGACGTGAAGGCGGGCGACGTCGTCCGCTGCGTCATCGTCCGGACCCGCAACCAGGCCCGCCGGCCCGACGGCAGCTACGTCAAGTTCGACCGCAACGCGGTCGTCCTGATCGACAACGAGAAGAACCCCCGCGGCACGCGGATCTTCGGGGCCATCGCCCGCGAGCTCCGCGACCGCCAGTTCATGAAGATCATCAGCCTGGCCGCCGAGGTCGTCTGA
- the rpsQ gene encoding 30S ribosomal protein S17 — translation MSQPSPAKAQPTPARSPRKTEVGVVASDKMNKTRRVVVERLVPHDKYGKLMKRRTVCHTHDEANESHVGDLVEIMETRPLSKLKRWRLVRIIRKGAQQALAGEGEAAAAAPPAAAE, via the coding sequence ATGAGCCAGCCCAGCCCCGCGAAAGCCCAGCCGACGCCCGCCCGCAGCCCCCGCAAGACGGAGGTCGGGGTGGTCGCGTCCGACAAGATGAACAAGACCCGCCGGGTCGTGGTCGAGCGGCTCGTGCCCCACGACAAGTACGGCAAGCTGATGAAGCGGCGGACCGTCTGCCACACCCACGACGAGGCCAACGAGTCCCACGTCGGCGACCTGGTCGAGATCATGGAGACCCGGCCGCTGTCGAAGCTCAAGCGGTGGCGGCTGGTGCGGATCATCCGCAAGGGCGCGCAGCAGGCGCTCGCCGGCGAGGGCGAGGCCGCGGCCGCCGCCCCGCCCGCGGCCGCCGAGTGA
- the rpmC gene encoding 50S ribosomal protein L29, whose product MSKASELRDHSDEQLELQLKDVQKNLFRLRLQSETERLEAPSEIIKARREIARIKTILRGREIEREKAAGAAS is encoded by the coding sequence ATGAGCAAGGCCTCCGAACTCCGCGACCATTCCGACGAGCAGCTCGAGCTGCAGCTGAAGGACGTCCAGAAGAACCTGTTCCGCCTCCGGCTCCAGAGCGAGACCGAGCGGCTCGAGGCCCCCAGCGAGATCATCAAGGCCCGGCGCGAGATCGCCCGCATCAAGACGATCCTCCGGGGCCGCGAGATCGAGCGCGAGAAGGCCGCCGGGGCCGCCTCCTGA
- the rplP gene encoding 50S ribosomal protein L16 — MALMPKRVKYRKSQKGRVKGNATRGNYVAFGEYGLQTLDPGRISAQTIEAGRVVASQAVKGGGKLYIRIFPHKSVTAIPAETRMGKGKGEVEFWAAVVKPGTILYEISGLSEDAARAAFNRVAHKMPVTCRFVTRRPTV; from the coding sequence ATGGCGCTGATGCCCAAGCGGGTCAAGTATCGAAAAAGCCAAAAAGGCCGCGTAAAAGGTAACGCCACCCGCGGCAACTACGTCGCCTTCGGCGAGTACGGCCTGCAGACCCTCGATCCCGGCCGCATCAGCGCCCAGACGATCGAGGCCGGCCGCGTGGTCGCCAGCCAGGCGGTCAAGGGGGGCGGCAAGCTCTACATCCGGATCTTCCCCCACAAGAGCGTGACCGCGATCCCGGCCGAGACCCGAATGGGCAAGGGCAAGGGCGAGGTCGAGTTCTGGGCCGCCGTGGTCAAGCCGGGGACGATCCTCTACGAGATCTCGGGCCTCAGCGAGGACGCCGCCCGCGCCGCGTTCAACCGGGTGGCCCACAAGATGCCCGTCACCTGCCGCTTCGTGACCCGCCGGCCGACGGTCTGA
- the rpsC gene encoding 30S ribosomal protein S3 has product MGQKVRPTGFRVGIMEDWRSRWYASKHEFADLLVEDFKIRKFIKNKYGFAGIPKIEIERTRDAVTVLLSTARPGVVIGRKGAEVEKLQEELQNLTGRRIEIKIVEVGRPEIDAQLISEDIAEQLQKRSSFRRTIKRSLEQTMDGGAKGVKVQLSGRLGGAEMSRTEAAAKGSVPLSTLRARIDYGFAEAKTAQGHIGVKVWVNQGDYLKMEATDGADAQAGQVSKKPKRPRKR; this is encoded by the coding sequence ATGGGCCAGAAGGTTCGACCGACCGGGTTCCGCGTGGGCATCATGGAGGACTGGCGCAGCCGCTGGTACGCCTCCAAGCACGAGTTCGCCGACCTCCTGGTCGAAGATTTCAAGATCCGCAAGTTCATCAAGAACAAGTACGGCTTCGCCGGCATCCCCAAGATCGAGATCGAGCGCACCCGCGACGCCGTGACGGTCCTGCTGTCGACGGCCCGCCCGGGCGTGGTGATCGGCCGCAAGGGGGCCGAGGTCGAGAAGCTCCAGGAGGAGCTGCAGAACCTCACCGGCCGGCGGATCGAGATCAAGATCGTCGAGGTGGGCCGCCCCGAGATCGACGCCCAGCTGATCAGCGAGGACATCGCCGAGCAGCTCCAGAAGCGGTCGAGCTTCCGGCGGACGATCAAGCGGTCGCTCGAGCAGACGATGGACGGCGGGGCCAAGGGGGTCAAGGTCCAGCTCTCGGGCCGGCTCGGCGGCGCCGAGATGTCGCGGACCGAGGCGGCGGCGAAGGGGTCGGTGCCCCTGAGCACGCTGCGGGCCCGCATCGACTACGGCTTCGCCGAGGCCAAGACGGCCCAGGGCCACATCGGCGTCAAGGTATGGGTCAACCAGGGCGACTATTTGAAGATGGAGGCGACCGATGGCGCTGATGCCCAAGCGGGTCAAGTATCGAAAAAGCCAAAAAGGCCGCGTAAAAGGTAA
- the rplV gene encoding 50S ribosomal protein L22 — MSTTIAEYTASHRFARISVRKVRPLLDLVRGKYADDALDILKYMPHRGARMVEAVLKSAMANAEDRGVRHAGDLVIVDARGDGGPMFKRLMPRARGMAYLIRRRSSHIAIGLEDFTKADEA, encoded by the coding sequence ATGAGCACCACCATCGCCGAATACACGGCCAGCCACCGCTTCGCCCGCATCTCGGTGCGGAAGGTGCGGCCCCTCCTGGACCTCGTCCGCGGCAAGTACGCCGACGACGCCCTGGACATTTTGAAGTACATGCCCCACCGCGGGGCCCGGATGGTCGAGGCGGTGCTCAAGAGCGCCATGGCCAACGCCGAAGACCGCGGCGTCCGCCACGCCGGCGACCTGGTGATCGTGGACGCGCGGGGCGACGGCGGGCCGATGTTCAAGCGGCTGATGCCGCGGGCCCGGGGCATGGCCTACCTGATCCGCCGCCGCAGCAGCCACATCGCGATCGGGCTCGAGGACTTCACCAAGGCCGACGAGGCCTGA
- the rpsS gene encoding 30S ribosomal protein S19: MGRSLKKGPYVVERLLEKAVKVDVTGSREPIKTWARSCTIVPEFIGKNFAIHNGKNFIKLYVTEDMVGHKLGEFAPTRTFRSHGGKSAKGARK; this comes from the coding sequence ATGGGACGTTCGCTCAAGAAAGGCCCGTACGTCGTCGAACGGCTGCTGGAGAAGGCCGTCAAGGTCGACGTCACCGGCAGCCGCGAGCCGATCAAGACCTGGGCCCGGTCCTGCACCATCGTGCCCGAGTTCATCGGCAAGAACTTCGCGATCCACAACGGCAAGAACTTCATCAAGCTGTACGTCACCGAGGACATGGTGGGCCACAAGCTCGGCGAGTTCGCGCCGACGCGGACCTTCCGGAGCCATGGCGGCAAGTCCGCGAAGGGCGCCCGGAAGTGA